A stretch of Enterobacter cloacae complex sp. ECNIH7 DNA encodes these proteins:
- a CDS encoding helix-turn-helix domain-containing protein translates to MTKKVNLMTDAGSIASTVNEAVSQRIKLYRKQKKISLDELSRRAGVSKGALVEIEGCRANPSIALLCRLAVAMGVSVADFVDVSSKPTVHLIAEEEIPELWQGEKGGRARLLAGSGGPDMTEMWMWEMQPGEKFASPGHTDGTLELFYVQEGTLTLGVQDHLYQVNTNCSATARTDVAHCYENRGASPLVFIMTVHEKSS, encoded by the coding sequence ATGACTAAAAAAGTCAATTTAATGACCGATGCTGGTTCGATTGCCAGCACAGTAAATGAAGCTGTATCTCAGCGGATTAAGCTGTATCGCAAACAAAAAAAAATCTCCCTTGATGAACTCTCCCGCCGGGCGGGCGTCAGCAAGGGTGCACTGGTTGAAATTGAGGGGTGCCGGGCAAATCCCAGTATTGCTCTGTTGTGCCGCCTGGCCGTCGCGATGGGGGTTTCGGTGGCAGACTTTGTGGATGTCAGTTCGAAACCAACGGTGCATCTCATCGCTGAAGAGGAAATCCCCGAATTATGGCAAGGCGAAAAAGGCGGACGAGCCAGACTGCTTGCAGGATCAGGTGGCCCTGATATGACCGAGATGTGGATGTGGGAAATGCAACCGGGGGAAAAGTTTGCTTCCCCCGGCCACACAGATGGAACGCTTGAATTGTTTTACGTCCAGGAAGGCACACTCACACTGGGTGTACAAGATCACCTGTATCAAGTGAACACCAACTGTTCGGCAACCGCGAGAACAGACGTTGCGCATTGCTATGAAAACCGAGGAGCGAGCCCATTGGTGTTCATCATGACGGTACATGAGAAATCATCCTGA
- a CDS encoding GNAT family N-acetyltransferase, translated as MDNPHLSFTKDLFTVTTDPAFFELEAIHDYLSQSSWAPGIDIETVSVSIQNSLCFGLLDGTRQIGFARLVTDFATFGYLCDVYVLNDYQKSGLGRWLIECCHAHPLMSRLRRIMLVTDSAPWLYQKMGYLPLNRPDFVWQINRPDMYRKTEGK; from the coding sequence GTGGATAACCCGCATCTCAGTTTTACTAAAGACCTGTTTACGGTCACAACCGATCCCGCCTTTTTTGAGCTGGAAGCCATTCATGATTACCTTTCGCAATCGTCCTGGGCTCCTGGTATTGATATAGAAACGGTCAGTGTATCTATCCAGAACAGCCTTTGTTTTGGCCTACTGGATGGCACAAGACAGATCGGTTTCGCCCGTCTGGTGACAGACTTTGCCACTTTTGGTTATTTGTGCGACGTCTACGTGCTGAACGACTATCAGAAAAGTGGCCTCGGTCGTTGGTTGATTGAATGCTGTCACGCCCATCCATTGATGTCACGCCTGCGACGGATAATGCTGGTCACTGACAGCGCCCCTTGGCTATACCAGAAAATGGGGTATCTCCCGTTGAACCGACCAGACTTTGTCTGGCAGATCAACCGACCAGACATGTATCGTAAAACCGAAGGTAAATGA
- a CDS encoding class I SAM-dependent DNA methyltransferase, which translates to MNNAEQQFLNELDNKFWKAADKLRANMDAANYKHVVLGLIFLKYVSDAFEARQQELITLFRDVGNPDNIYAMSRDGYDSDEEYAQAIVDELEVEDYYTEKNIFWVPKAARWDTLKTKAILPTGTVLWVDETTGQDVKLRSVSWLVDNALDEIEKTNPKLKGILNRISQYQLGNEVLTGLINTFSDANFSNPEYNGEKLSLKSKDILGHVYEYFLGQFALAEGKQGGQYYTPKSIVTLIVEMLQPYNGRVYDPAMGSGGFFVSSDRFIEEHAGEKQYNAAEQKRNISVYGQESNPTTWKLAAMNMAIRGIDFNFGSKNADTLLDDQHPDLRADFVMANPPFNMKEWWNAKLENDVRWKYGTPPQGNANFAWMQHMIHHLAPKGSMALLLANGSMSSNTNNEGEIRRNLIEADLVECMVALPGQLFTNTQIPACIWFLTKDKSGGNGKAHRKGEVLFIDARQIGYMKDRVLRDFSREDIAKIAETFHAWQSDKDYEDEAGFCFSATLEDIQKNGFVLTPGRYVGAAEQDEDDEPFAEKMARLTAQLKDQLEESAKLEAQIKANLGGLGYGF; encoded by the coding sequence ATGAACAACGCCGAACAACAGTTCCTGAACGAGCTGGATAACAAATTCTGGAAAGCCGCCGACAAGCTACGCGCCAACATGGATGCCGCCAACTACAAGCACGTGGTGCTGGGGCTTATCTTCCTCAAGTATGTGTCCGATGCCTTCGAGGCGCGTCAGCAGGAGCTAATCACCTTGTTCCGCGATGTCGGCAACCCGGACAACATCTATGCCATGTCGCGCGACGGTTACGACTCTGATGAAGAGTACGCACAGGCGATTGTGGATGAACTGGAGGTGGAAGATTACTACACCGAAAAGAACATCTTCTGGGTGCCGAAAGCCGCACGCTGGGATACGCTGAAAACGAAAGCGATTCTGCCGACCGGTACGGTGCTGTGGGTGGATGAAACCACCGGACAGGATGTGAAGCTGCGCTCCGTCTCCTGGCTGGTGGACAACGCGCTGGATGAAATCGAAAAAACCAACCCGAAACTGAAAGGCATTCTGAACCGCATTAGCCAGTACCAGTTGGGCAACGAGGTACTGACCGGGCTGATTAACACCTTCTCTGATGCCAACTTCAGCAACCCGGAATATAACGGTGAGAAACTGAGCTTAAAGAGCAAAGATATTCTCGGCCACGTATACGAATATTTCCTCGGTCAGTTCGCGCTGGCGGAAGGTAAGCAGGGCGGCCAGTATTACACGCCAAAAAGTATCGTCACCCTGATTGTTGAAATGCTGCAACCGTATAACGGGCGCGTGTATGACCCGGCGATGGGTTCCGGCGGGTTCTTTGTTTCCAGCGACCGTTTTATCGAAGAGCACGCGGGCGAGAAGCAGTACAACGCCGCCGAGCAGAAGCGCAATATCTCCGTTTACGGCCAAGAGTCCAACCCGACCACCTGGAAGCTGGCGGCGATGAATATGGCGATCCGGGGTATCGACTTTAACTTCGGCAGCAAAAACGCCGATACCCTGCTGGACGACCAGCACCCGGATCTGCGTGCCGACTTCGTGATGGCAAACCCGCCGTTCAACATGAAGGAGTGGTGGAACGCGAAGCTGGAAAACGACGTGCGCTGGAAATATGGTACGCCGCCGCAGGGCAACGCCAACTTTGCGTGGATGCAGCACATGATCCACCACCTCGCGCCAAAAGGTTCGATGGCTCTGCTGCTGGCGAACGGCTCAATGAGTTCCAACACCAACAATGAAGGCGAAATCCGCCGCAACCTGATTGAAGCGGATCTGGTGGAATGTATGGTGGCGCTGCCAGGGCAACTGTTTACCAACACCCAAATCCCGGCCTGCATCTGGTTTCTGACCAAAGATAAATCTGGTGGCAACGGCAAAGCACACCGTAAAGGTGAAGTACTGTTTATAGACGCGCGCCAGATTGGTTATATGAAAGATCGCGTGTTGCGTGATTTTAGCCGTGAAGATATCGCCAAAATTGCCGAGACCTTCCATGCATGGCAATCGGATAAAGACTACGAAGACGAAGCCGGATTCTGCTTCTCGGCAACGCTGGAAGATATTCAGAAAAACGGCTTTGTATTAACCCCTGGGCGCTATGTCGGTGCGGCCGAGCAAGATGAAGATGATGAACCGTTTGCCGAGAAGATGGCACGACTGACGGCGCAGCTAAAAGATCAGCTCGAAGAGAGTGCGAAGCTGGAAGCACAGATTAAGGCGAATCTGGGAGGGCTGGGTTATGGATTTTGA
- a CDS encoding restriction endonuclease subunit S, whose product MDFDEYSFADLLSNIVDNRGKTCPVEDKGFPLIATNCIKDDSLYPVFEKVRFVSDDTYKNWFRGHPNAGDIIFVCKGSPGRVAWVKEPVSFCIAQDMVAIRADQRLVDPMFLFSLLRSEQVINKINNMHVGTLIPHFKKGDFKNLYLSIPRNLKIQRAIGLFYFSLSEKIEKNKEINQTLEQMAQALFKSWFVNFEPVKAKMAVLEAGGSQEDATLAAMTAISGKNADALAVFEREHPEQYAELKATAELFPLAMQDSELGEIPEGWTLSEIGAQIDIAGGATPSTKTPDFWDNGDIHWTTPKDLSNVKDKILLHTERKITKAGLGKISSGLLPVNTVLMSSRAPVGYLAIAKVPVAINQGYIAMKCNKELSPEFVLQWCSANMPEIISRASGTTFAEISKKNFNPIPLVKPPLELVKNYTKQVSAIYSLIENTMRENNSLTELRDTLLPKLLSGEITLPEAEQIISEEA is encoded by the coding sequence ATGGATTTTGATGAATATAGTTTTGCAGATTTATTGTCCAATATTGTTGACAATAGAGGGAAAACTTGTCCTGTAGAAGATAAAGGTTTCCCATTAATAGCGACAAATTGCATCAAGGATGACTCATTATATCCTGTTTTCGAGAAAGTTAGATTTGTATCAGATGACACATATAAAAATTGGTTTCGAGGTCACCCAAATGCTGGAGACATAATTTTTGTATGTAAAGGTTCTCCTGGCCGTGTTGCATGGGTGAAAGAACCTGTTTCCTTTTGCATTGCCCAAGATATGGTCGCAATACGTGCAGATCAAAGATTAGTTGATCCTATGTTTTTATTTTCATTGCTTCGTTCTGAGCAAGTGATTAATAAAATAAATAACATGCATGTTGGTACTTTAATCCCTCATTTTAAAAAAGGTGATTTCAAAAACCTCTATCTTTCAATACCTAGAAATCTTAAAATTCAGAGGGCCATTGGTTTGTTTTATTTCTCTCTTAGTGAAAAAATTGAGAAGAATAAAGAAATCAACCAAACCCTCGAACAAATGGCACAAGCCTTGTTCAAAAGTTGGTTTGTTAATTTTGAACCCGTAAAGGCCAAAATGGCAGTGCTGGAAGCGGGCGGTTCGCAGGAAGACGCAACGCTTGCCGCAATGACCGCCATTTCCGGGAAAAATGCGGATGCGCTAGCGGTTTTTGAGCGTGAACATCCTGAGCAGTATGCCGAATTAAAAGCCACAGCAGAGCTGTTTCCGTTGGCGATGCAGGACAGTGAGTTGGGGGAAATTCCGGAAGGGTGGACTCTATCTGAAATTGGAGCGCAAATCGATATTGCTGGTGGGGCAACGCCATCAACTAAAACACCTGATTTTTGGGATAATGGAGATATTCACTGGACTACACCTAAAGATTTATCCAACGTTAAAGACAAAATTTTACTGCATACAGAAAGAAAAATAACAAAAGCAGGATTGGGCAAAATTTCCTCTGGTTTACTACCTGTTAATACCGTGTTGATGTCATCACGTGCACCTGTGGGATACCTGGCAATTGCAAAAGTCCCTGTGGCGATTAATCAGGGATATATTGCCATGAAGTGTAATAAAGAGTTAAGCCCTGAATTCGTGTTACAGTGGTGTTCTGCAAACATGCCAGAAATTATATCTCGCGCAAGTGGTACCACCTTTGCTGAAATTAGTAAGAAAAATTTCAATCCAATTCCTCTTGTGAAGCCGCCACTTGAGCTTGTTAAAAATTATACCAAGCAAGTAAGTGCAATCTACTCGTTGATTGAAAATACTATGCGGGAAAATAATAGCCTAACCGAACTCCGCGACACCCTTCTCCCCAAACTTCTCTCGGGTGAAATTACCCTGCCGGAAGCAGAACAAATAATCAGCGAGGAAGCCTGA
- a CDS encoding type I restriction endonuclease subunit R encodes MLSEDDLEQQCLQWFAEQGWDVLHGPDIAPDGDNPLRASFHDVFLRPVMLEQLQTINPHLPVSVLEEVILRIAHAHSPDLVVSNKVFHHLLLNGVPVEYKHEDKVIHDNALLMDFNHPDNNRFMVVNQVAIQGIKQVRRPDIIGYINGLPVAVIELKSPIDANADIWAAFNQLQTYKNELSDLFICNEALVVSDGQNARIGSLTADEERFLPWKTVANENDKPQFDWQLKTVVQGFFNRELLLDYIRYFALFENDGKRLIKKIAAYHQFHAVREAVTATIVASTGKHLPLHSNIQPGSKKAGVVWHTQGSGKSISMCCYAGKLLQQAEMNNPTIVVVTDRNDLDGQLYATFCQAQDLLKQTPLQANDRDELRELLNARESGGIIFTTVQKFAPLDGEQSHPALNQRSNIVVISDEAHRSQYGLSATLDRQTGVYKYGYAKHMRDALPNASFMGFTGTPIASEDKDTRAVFGDYVSIYDIQDAVDDGATVPIYYESRLAKLDLNHEELETLSDQVDELVEDEETGQQEKTKGDWSRLEKLVGSEPRIQQVAADLVQHFETRNTAMNGKAMVVAMSREICVKLYDAIVAIRHEWHSEDVEQGAIKVIMTGSASDKDHLQSHIYNKQTKKRLEARFKDLNDPLKLVIVRDMWLTGFDAPCCHTMYIDKPMRGHNLMQAIARVNRVFRDKPGGLVVDYIGIANELKQALKTYTDSKGKGQTTVDAREAFAILLEKMDVIHGMFARSAGKPGFDYTGFSRDPLAFLRDAVNYILGLDDGKKRYLDVSLAMSKAWSLCNTLDEAEPLQEEFAFLSAVRVGLIKLDPKAKFSQSEKNSLLSKILDNAVVATGVEDVFALAGLDKPNIGLLSDEFLEEVREMPQRNLAVELLEKLLNDGIHARSGNNVVQQKKYSDRLKAVLLKYNNRAIETAQVIEELIQMAKAFQEAIARDDALGLTPDEIAFYDALAENESAVRELGDDTLRKLAIEVTLKLRQSTTVDWQVRESVRARLRILVRQTLRKYKYPPDKTPGAVELILKQAEVVSNSWTV; translated from the coding sequence ATGCTAAGCGAAGACGATTTAGAACAGCAATGCCTGCAATGGTTTGCTGAACAGGGCTGGGACGTGCTGCACGGGCCGGATATCGCACCGGATGGCGATAACCCGCTGCGTGCCTCATTTCATGATGTGTTTCTGCGCCCGGTAATGCTGGAGCAGCTGCAAACCATCAATCCCCATCTCCCTGTTTCCGTGCTGGAGGAGGTGATACTGCGTATCGCCCATGCGCACAGCCCGGATCTGGTCGTCAGCAATAAAGTCTTTCATCACCTGCTGCTCAATGGCGTACCCGTTGAATATAAGCATGAAGACAAGGTAATTCACGATAACGCGCTGTTAATGGATTTCAACCATCCAGACAACAACCGCTTTATGGTGGTGAACCAGGTCGCCATTCAGGGAATAAAGCAGGTTCGTCGTCCGGATATCATTGGCTATATCAACGGTCTGCCGGTGGCGGTGATTGAGCTGAAAAGCCCCATTGATGCTAACGCCGATATCTGGGCGGCGTTTAACCAGTTACAGACCTATAAAAACGAATTGAGCGATCTGTTTATCTGTAACGAAGCGCTGGTGGTGAGCGATGGGCAGAATGCGCGCATTGGCTCTCTCACGGCGGATGAAGAGCGCTTCCTGCCGTGGAAAACGGTGGCGAACGAAAATGACAAACCGCAGTTTGACTGGCAGCTTAAAACCGTCGTGCAGGGCTTTTTTAACCGTGAATTATTGCTCGATTATATCCGCTATTTTGCCCTGTTTGAGAATGACGGCAAACGGCTGATTAAGAAGATTGCCGCCTATCACCAGTTCCATGCAGTGCGTGAAGCGGTGACGGCGACGATTGTGGCCTCGACCGGTAAACACCTGCCGTTGCACAGTAATATTCAGCCCGGTAGTAAAAAAGCGGGGGTCGTCTGGCATACCCAGGGTTCCGGCAAAAGTATCTCTATGTGCTGCTATGCCGGGAAACTGCTGCAACAGGCGGAGATGAACAACCCGACCATTGTGGTGGTGACGGATCGCAACGATCTCGACGGCCAGTTATACGCCACCTTCTGCCAGGCACAGGATTTGCTGAAGCAGACGCCACTACAGGCCAACGATCGAGATGAATTGCGCGAGTTGCTTAATGCCCGTGAATCCGGCGGCATCATCTTTACCACCGTGCAGAAGTTTGCGCCGCTGGACGGTGAGCAGAGCCATCCGGCACTCAATCAGCGCAGCAACATCGTGGTGATTTCGGATGAAGCGCACCGTAGCCAGTATGGCCTGAGCGCCACGCTGGACAGACAAACGGGTGTCTATAAATACGGCTACGCAAAACATATGCGCGACGCGCTGCCGAATGCGTCGTTTATGGGCTTTACCGGCACGCCGATTGCCTCGGAAGATAAAGATACCCGTGCCGTGTTCGGTGATTATGTCTCTATCTACGACATTCAGGATGCGGTCGATGACGGCGCAACGGTGCCGATCTACTACGAATCCCGGCTGGCAAAACTCGACCTGAACCATGAAGAGCTGGAAACGCTCTCTGATCAGGTCGATGAACTGGTAGAAGACGAAGAAACGGGCCAGCAAGAAAAAACCAAAGGTGACTGGAGCCGTCTGGAAAAGCTGGTCGGTTCAGAGCCACGTATTCAGCAGGTCGCCGCCGATCTGGTTCAGCATTTTGAAACACGTAACACTGCCATGAACGGCAAGGCGATGGTTGTCGCCATGAGCCGCGAGATCTGCGTGAAACTGTACGATGCCATCGTGGCGATACGCCATGAATGGCACAGTGAAGACGTTGAACAAGGGGCGATCAAAGTCATCATGACCGGATCGGCGTCAGATAAAGATCACCTGCAATCGCATATTTACAACAAACAGACCAAAAAACGCCTGGAAGCCCGCTTTAAAGATCTGAACGATCCGCTGAAACTGGTGATTGTGCGGGATATGTGGCTGACCGGGTTTGATGCCCCATGCTGTCACACCATGTATATCGACAAACCGATGCGCGGCCATAATTTGATGCAGGCGATTGCCCGCGTTAACCGTGTGTTCCGGGATAAACCCGGCGGGCTGGTGGTGGATTATATCGGCATTGCCAACGAGCTGAAGCAGGCGCTGAAAACCTATACCGATTCAAAAGGCAAAGGACAGACAACGGTCGATGCCAGGGAAGCCTTTGCGATTCTGCTGGAAAAAATGGATGTCATTCATGGGATGTTTGCCCGTTCGGCGGGTAAGCCGGGATTTGATTACACGGGCTTCTCCCGCGATCCGCTGGCCTTCTTGCGTGATGCCGTGAACTACATTCTGGGACTGGATGACGGTAAAAAACGTTACCTCGATGTCTCGCTGGCGATGAGCAAAGCCTGGTCACTATGTAACACGCTGGATGAGGCCGAACCCTTACAGGAGGAATTCGCGTTTCTTTCGGCGGTCAGGGTGGGGCTTATCAAACTCGATCCGAAGGCCAAATTTAGCCAGTCCGAAAAAAACTCGCTGCTGAGCAAGATCCTCGATAACGCGGTTGTCGCGACCGGGGTTGAGGATGTCTTCGCACTCGCCGGGCTGGATAAACCGAACATAGGTTTGCTGTCCGATGAGTTTTTGGAAGAAGTGCGGGAAATGCCGCAGCGTAATCTGGCAGTGGAACTGCTGGAAAAACTGCTCAATGACGGGATTCATGCACGTTCCGGTAATAACGTAGTGCAGCAGAAGAAATATTCTGACCGCCTGAAAGCCGTACTGCTCAAATACAATAACCGCGCCATTGAGACCGCGCAGGTGATTGAAGAGCTGATCCAGATGGCGAAAGCGTTCCAGGAGGCGATAGCGCGTGATGATGCGTTAGGGCTGACCCCGGATGAAATCGCCTTCTATGATGCGCTGGCTGAAAATGAAAGTGCAGTGCGTGAACTGGGCGATGATACGCTGAGAAAGCTGGCCATCGAAGTGACATTGAAATTGCGGCAGTCCACCACCGTGGACTGGCAGGTGCGTGAAAGCGTGCGTGCCCGATTGCGTATTCTGGTGCGCCAGACGCTGCGTAAGTATAAGTATCCGCCGGACAAAACGCCGGGCGCCGTGGAACTGATTTTGAAGCAGGCAGAAGTGGTGTCGAACAGCTGGACAGTCTAA
- a CDS encoding helix-turn-helix transcriptional regulator, translating into MSVTVTVEKVGAAFALIKCHHRPEAEYEFTGEFLGLSHELKFAGKNLRELRETGCSIYGIYQDEYGMTLLPDHPGIKLAEILAVSNIGLNKFSVYMGCREQEIVELLNGSVSLTKAMALRLSHVVGGSWSKWMLIQEQFELQLAQREIKELMILTNIGDEVVGL; encoded by the coding sequence ATGTCGGTTACTGTAACAGTTGAAAAAGTAGGGGCGGCATTTGCATTGATCAAATGCCACCATAGGCCTGAAGCAGAATATGAATTTACTGGTGAGTTTCTCGGGCTTTCACACGAGCTGAAGTTTGCAGGGAAGAATTTACGAGAACTGAGAGAAACTGGCTGTTCTATTTATGGAATTTATCAGGATGAATACGGCATGACCTTACTTCCTGATCATCCCGGCATTAAACTGGCCGAAATACTAGCGGTATCAAATATAGGACTGAATAAATTTTCGGTTTACATGGGATGTCGCGAGCAAGAGATAGTTGAATTGTTGAACGGTTCAGTTTCACTGACGAAAGCTATGGCACTCCGGTTATCGCATGTAGTCGGTGGAAGTTGGTCGAAGTGGATGTTAATTCAAGAGCAGTTTGAATTACAGTTGGCACAACGAGAGATTAAAGAATTAATGATTTTGACTAATATCGGGGATGAGGTCGTTGGATTATAG
- a CDS encoding inovirus Gp2 family protein, producing MTYDSEFGSHISLYRDRIKQVIEDSLNEHPNSMILRVDLHDPIDTEEIDNPFFQPRVDSAAISRFTSALKAKLEHDKHIKTQRKDWPDTRHSTLRYAWVREYTKNGKRHYHLILCFNQDAYYHVGDYDLNRNTIRTMITTAWYSALGIPIDSSGKLVNYPPNGKYLLNRKRDNFEQTYSDLMNRVDYMTKVRTKIVGDGDRNFGCSRG from the coding sequence ATGACATACGATAGTGAATTCGGATCACACATATCCCTATATCGGGATAGAATCAAACAGGTTATTGAAGACTCCCTCAATGAACATCCTAACTCAATGATTCTTCGTGTTGATCTGCATGACCCAATTGATACAGAAGAAATAGATAACCCATTCTTTCAACCTAGGGTTGACTCTGCTGCTATATCTCGCTTTACCAGTGCGTTAAAAGCAAAGCTTGAACACGATAAGCATATTAAAACTCAACGGAAAGACTGGCCTGATACCCGACATTCAACCTTACGTTACGCATGGGTCCGAGAATATACCAAAAATGGAAAGCGGCATTACCATTTGATACTGTGCTTCAATCAGGATGCTTATTATCATGTAGGTGATTACGATTTAAACCGTAATACGATAAGAACAATGATAACAACAGCTTGGTACAGTGCGCTTGGCATCCCGATAGATAGCTCGGGGAAGTTAGTTAATTACCCGCCAAATGGCAAATACCTTCTCAATCGTAAAAGGGACAACTTTGAGCAGACTTATAGCGATTTGATGAATAGAGTGGATTACATGACCAAAGTAAGAACTAAAATAGTCGGTGATGGGGACCGTAATTTCGGCTGCAGTCGCGGGTAA
- a CDS encoding YfjI family protein, whose amino-acid sequence MFNGRPFPVHVFPQIIRNAVYEAEQQTQAPQALIAASVLGVISLACQNRIDVCRLNNLRSPVSLFLLTLADSGERKSTVDKLLMKPMYQLEEEWSKKYTQDLIVWRNEETVFNIEKKALMSKLKSDIRRNKDHSTTNERLKVLLAASPKAPVRLRQIYNDATPAAIKDSLCGRWRSIGLMSDEAGTIFDGYALNELPFINKMWDGAMFPVERKSEPDKLIKDARMTLGLMIQPDVFKKGYLERKGDAAKGIGFFARCLICQPGSTQGNRQITSPVVSNEHLPVFHQRLIDIVNESIARNEENERQCLRFSPEAEKHWLEFYNKVESEMGLLGFLSDFKDYASKMAENMARLAALLHYFSGDEGDISIAAVKAAVDIMAWYIEEYIRLFSKKEKFSLDVAETDELYCWIKNYCIRYCKPFITKNTILQYGPNKFRNRSKANELLSTLFSQNKILVGKKGKTTLIAIAGLNSSTSF is encoded by the coding sequence ATGTTTAACGGTCGTCCTTTCCCTGTGCATGTGTTCCCGCAGATCATCAGAAATGCTGTATATGAAGCGGAGCAGCAGACCCAGGCTCCCCAAGCTTTGATTGCTGCATCGGTATTGGGAGTAATTTCGCTTGCCTGCCAGAACCGGATTGATGTGTGCAGATTGAATAATCTGCGCAGCCCTGTATCGCTTTTTTTACTGACACTGGCTGATTCTGGTGAGCGCAAAAGCACTGTGGACAAACTACTGATGAAGCCAATGTATCAACTGGAAGAAGAATGGTCTAAAAAATATACCCAGGACCTAATTGTCTGGAGGAATGAAGAAACGGTTTTTAATATTGAAAAGAAAGCACTGATGTCAAAATTGAAATCCGATATTCGCCGTAATAAAGATCACTCCACAACGAATGAACGGCTGAAAGTGTTACTGGCTGCGTCTCCAAAAGCACCGGTCCGGTTAAGGCAGATATACAACGATGCCACACCTGCGGCGATAAAAGACTCTCTCTGTGGACGCTGGCGGTCCATAGGACTTATGTCTGATGAAGCTGGCACTATTTTTGACGGCTATGCGCTGAATGAACTGCCGTTCATCAATAAAATGTGGGATGGCGCAATGTTTCCCGTGGAAAGAAAAAGCGAGCCAGATAAATTAATCAAAGATGCCAGAATGACGCTGGGGTTGATGATTCAGCCTGATGTGTTTAAAAAAGGGTATCTGGAACGAAAAGGCGATGCCGCGAAAGGGATCGGATTCTTCGCCCGATGTTTGATATGTCAACCGGGTTCAACACAGGGCAACAGGCAAATTACCAGTCCGGTTGTCTCAAATGAGCATCTGCCGGTATTTCATCAACGACTGATAGACATTGTTAATGAGAGCATTGCGAGAAATGAGGAAAATGAGCGTCAGTGTCTGCGTTTCTCTCCCGAAGCAGAAAAACACTGGCTCGAATTTTATAACAAAGTCGAGTCAGAAATGGGGTTGCTTGGCTTCCTGTCTGATTTTAAGGATTATGCATCTAAAATGGCGGAGAATATGGCGAGGCTTGCTGCCTTACTACATTACTTCAGTGGTGATGAGGGCGATATATCTATTGCCGCTGTAAAAGCAGCAGTGGATATAATGGCCTGGTATATTGAAGAATACATCCGTTTGTTCTCCAAAAAAGAAAAGTTTTCTTTAGATGTTGCGGAAACAGATGAGCTTTACTGCTGGATAAAAAACTATTGCATTCGTTATTGTAAACCTTTTATTACGAAAAACACCATACTCCAATATGGTCCTAATAAATTCAGGAATCGTAGTAAAGCAAATGAATTACTCAGTACATTATTCTCTCAAAATAAAATCCTTGTAGGAAAAAAGGGGAAAACCACATTAATAGCTATCGCTGGCTTGAACTCCTCAACTTCATTCTGA
- a CDS encoding helix-turn-helix transcriptional regulator encodes MMPFKLTNEQRIKVLRDYGETCDRLVREKERQYITSISRSTAWKLEQVGKFPLRKPIGLKSCGWLLSDLLYWINER; translated from the coding sequence ATGATGCCTTTCAAGTTAACAAATGAACAACGTATAAAAGTATTAAGAGATTATGGTGAGACTTGCGATCGATTAGTACGAGAAAAAGAACGGCAATATATTACTTCAATTTCCCGCTCTACCGCGTGGAAACTGGAACAGGTTGGTAAGTTTCCGCTACGTAAGCCTATTGGCCTGAAATCCTGCGGATGGCTATTAAGTGATCTGCTCTATTGGATCAATGAACGTTAG